One window of Longimicrobium sp. genomic DNA carries:
- a CDS encoding PAS domain-containing protein → MPAAHVTLDTFARPPRRPARRAPAASEPVRAAPSEPAPLLTAPAEPAQKLERRRRAWSSAVMYAAAAVIVLCVSMEIAPRLAFGRGAPAATIAVAAFALTASGVIGWRHFGLRSEAARLRSELNAAREAERWHRAVVNQVAEAVLIASPEGRLLESNQAAWQLLGRSHDELAGRRLWDLLPLDDRVVALRRGELVSTHGGGLRRLLRPDGSAVLADVNWSTLPDGRVVYLARPFK, encoded by the coding sequence ATGCCCGCCGCACACGTCACCCTCGACACCTTCGCGCGCCCCCCGCGCAGACCGGCCCGCCGCGCGCCGGCCGCCAGCGAGCCCGTCCGCGCCGCGCCGTCCGAGCCCGCGCCACTGCTGACCGCGCCCGCCGAGCCCGCGCAGAAGCTCGAGCGCCGCCGCCGCGCGTGGAGCAGCGCCGTGATGTACGCCGCCGCCGCGGTGATCGTCCTCTGCGTCAGCATGGAGATCGCGCCGCGGCTGGCGTTCGGGCGGGGCGCGCCGGCGGCCACGATCGCCGTCGCCGCGTTCGCGCTGACGGCGAGCGGGGTGATCGGGTGGCGCCACTTCGGGCTGCGCAGCGAGGCCGCGCGGCTGCGCTCGGAGCTGAACGCCGCGCGCGAGGCCGAGCGCTGGCACCGCGCAGTGGTGAACCAGGTGGCCGAGGCGGTGCTGATCGCCAGCCCCGAGGGCCGCCTGCTGGAGAGCAACCAGGCCGCCTGGCAGCTGCTCGGCCGCAGCCACGACGAGCTCGCCGGCCGCCGCCTGTGGGACCTCCTCCCGCTCGACGACCGCGTGGTCGCCCTGCGCCGCGGCGAGTTGGTCTCCACGCACGGCGGCGGCCTGCGCCGTCTCCTGCGCCCCGACGGCAGCGCGGTGCTGGCCGACGTCAACTGGTCCACCCTCCCCGACGGCCGCGTCGTCTACCTCGCCCGCCCGTTCAAGTAG